A portion of the Candidatus Zixiibacteriota bacterium genome contains these proteins:
- the hprK gene encoding HPr(Ser) kinase/phosphatase produces the protein MSGITVEKLYTARNQDLDLTLLNSSTAGLNKTIHHPELHRPGLALTGFFERFANRRVQVIGETEMAYINRLSVEDLEKISGRLFEYDVPMVIISKGIAPPPEFIEAADQHRTGVFSSRLTTAELINRLSAYLDHLFAPTISVHGTLVDVYGVGLLYTGKAGIGKSEVALDLIERGHRLVADDTVQITRTAPDVVIGFGSELLGRHMEIRGVGIIDVEQLFGIRSIRLQKRIEVEVHLTLWSETEDYERLGIDDRKTAILGVQLPIITLPISPGKNITVISEVIAMNHMLKVYGQNSALEFTKKLSQQISRRTVARDYLESDYE, from the coding sequence ATGTCAGGAATAACGGTCGAAAAACTATATACGGCGCGCAATCAGGATTTGGATCTGACCCTTCTTAACAGCAGTACAGCGGGGTTGAATAAAACAATCCACCATCCGGAGTTACACCGCCCGGGTTTGGCACTGACAGGTTTCTTTGAGCGTTTCGCCAATCGACGTGTGCAAGTGATTGGTGAGACGGAGATGGCCTACATTAATCGGCTATCTGTCGAGGATTTGGAGAAGATATCCGGTCGGTTATTTGAGTATGACGTTCCAATGGTGATCATTTCCAAGGGTATTGCTCCTCCGCCCGAGTTTATTGAGGCGGCCGACCAGCATCGCACCGGCGTATTTTCCAGCCGCCTGACTACGGCGGAGTTAATTAATCGTCTCAGTGCTTACCTCGATCATCTTTTTGCTCCGACGATATCGGTGCACGGTACGCTGGTTGATGTGTATGGAGTGGGGTTGCTCTATACTGGCAAGGCCGGAATTGGTAAGTCAGAAGTTGCGCTCGATCTGATAGAACGCGGGCATCGGTTGGTGGCTGATGATACAGTGCAAATTACGCGGACGGCACCGGATGTGGTGATCGGCTTTGGATCGGAGTTACTTGGCCGGCATATGGAAATTCGCGGGGTAGGGATAATTGATGTCGAACAGCTTTTTGGCATCCGTTCAATCCGTCTCCAGAAACGTATCGAAGTAGAGGTTCATCTGACACTGTGGTCTGAGACCGAGGACTATGAACGGCTTGGTATTGACGATCGCAAGACAGCAATCCTGGGAGTCCAGCTTCCGATCATCACTTTACCGATCTCGCCGGGCAAGAATATCACAGTTATCTCAGAAGTCATAGCAATGAACCATATGCTGAAAGTGTATGGCCAGAACTCGGCACTTGAGTTTACCAAGAAACTGTCTCAGCAGATAAGTCGTCGAACGGTAGCCAGGGATTATCTGGAATCCGACTACGAATAG
- a CDS encoding peptidylprolyl isomerase, whose amino-acid sequence MRKSYLIGLFALAAILLTLTGCGTNDDVLAVIGDYELTADEFESFFRPGYAFSSAEDEFEKRKEVLDTLIVTRLLVQGAYEKGIDRLEELARVVLANKDKLLVDVLAFRKVSEKSEPSLAEMNAFWEKQEFKVRASHILVSDVDTAQMLIERIEAGENFEKLAHEYSIDPSASKNKGDLGYFTWGNMVDAFQEAAWAMEPGQVSPPVKTRYGYHIIKVVDRLPNEYRTDFESAKNEIKDQLTSIKRRQLGEAYFEDIRGRYVIRIDTATCDYLMHKREMVYPPQLLKTLPRNDFDPEQLDRSESELVLATWNGGQMSISEYLDLARNVPSNLKPDLDDYDSLATVVFNMKLSDILILEAHSDGIDNDPMYLDNVRLLKELSMADLMKNDSISTLPPPDDEAIRQYYDEHVEEFTDPARVRVYEILLSDELKAQKLAKEIKSRQAFKNQAMDLTERPGKRAEGGDLGFIERQWFPEIYDVAVEAALGSIVGPIPNGGKYSVIFVEDRIDAVLKDYLGQKRIITQMITSQQKADAITAWVNERKQATSIEINEDAIRATINMEKYAAVPEQSDNQ is encoded by the coding sequence ATGCGAAAAAGTTATCTGATTGGTCTGTTTGCCTTAGCGGCTATACTGCTTACCCTGACCGGTTGCGGTACAAATGACGATGTTTTAGCGGTGATTGGTGACTATGAACTTACTGCCGATGAATTTGAAAGTTTCTTTCGGCCGGGATACGCATTTTCATCTGCCGAAGATGAATTCGAGAAACGCAAGGAAGTTCTGGACACTCTGATTGTTACGCGATTACTGGTTCAGGGTGCGTACGAAAAGGGAATCGACCGGCTGGAAGAACTGGCTCGGGTAGTTCTGGCCAATAAGGATAAGTTACTGGTGGATGTTCTGGCTTTCCGAAAAGTGAGTGAGAAATCGGAGCCGTCACTGGCCGAGATGAATGCATTCTGGGAGAAACAGGAATTCAAGGTCCGGGCATCACATATCCTTGTGTCCGATGTTGATACCGCCCAGATGCTGATCGAGCGTATTGAAGCCGGGGAGAATTTTGAGAAACTGGCACACGAGTATTCTATCGATCCTTCAGCAAGTAAAAACAAAGGCGACTTGGGGTATTTCACCTGGGGAAATATGGTGGATGCTTTTCAGGAGGCTGCCTGGGCTATGGAGCCGGGTCAGGTTTCTCCACCGGTGAAGACCCGTTATGGCTATCACATAATCAAAGTTGTCGATCGTTTGCCCAACGAATACCGAACCGATTTTGAATCGGCGAAAAATGAAATCAAGGATCAACTTACTTCGATCAAACGACGTCAACTGGGGGAAGCTTACTTTGAGGATATCAGGGGACGTTATGTGATCCGGATTGATACTGCCACCTGTGACTACCTGATGCACAAGAGGGAAATGGTTTATCCTCCGCAACTTCTTAAAACTTTACCTCGGAATGACTTTGACCCTGAGCAGCTTGATCGTAGTGAGAGCGAATTGGTTTTGGCCACTTGGAATGGAGGTCAGATGTCAATCTCTGAGTATCTGGACCTGGCCCGCAACGTGCCTTCCAATTTGAAGCCGGACCTGGATGATTACGACTCGCTGGCGACGGTTGTTTTTAATATGAAGCTGAGCGATATCCTGATCCTTGAGGCGCATAGCGATGGGATAGACAATGACCCTATGTATCTGGACAACGTGCGGCTTCTCAAGGAACTATCGATGGCGGACTTAATGAAGAACGATTCTATATCTACTTTACCGCCGCCTGATGATGAAGCCATCCGGCAGTATTATGATGAACACGTCGAGGAGTTCACCGACCCGGCGCGAGTCCGTGTCTACGAGATCCTGCTCAGCGATGAGCTCAAAGCTCAGAAGTTAGCCAAGGAAATAAAGTCGCGCCAGGCGTTCAAGAACCAGGCTATGGATCTGACCGAGCGGCCCGGAAAGCGCGCCGAGGGTGGCGATTTGGGTTTTATTGAGCGGCAGTGGTTCCCGGAAATCTACGATGTTGCAGTAGAAGCCGCATTGGGATCAATCGTCGGGCCGATTCCCAATGGTGGCAAGTACTCGGTAATCTTTGTAGAAGATCGTATCGACGCTGTACTTAAAGATTACTTGGGGCAGAAACGAATAATAACGCAGATGATCACGTCGCAACAGAAGGCCGATGCGATCACGGCCTGGGTCAACGAGCGGAAACAAGCTACTTCGATAGAGATCAACGAAGATGCGATTCGGGCGACAATTAACATGGAAAAGTATGCTGCTGTTCCCGAGCAGAGTGACAACCAGTAA
- a CDS encoding peptidylprolyl isomerase → MTTMEFGKTLVLVIGCLLTATCSWGQREPVDKIAAIVGNKVILASEVAGQVQMIALQSGQQPRNEEELLQLKNDVLEQMVSDRLFLVAAEKDTSISLRPEEIDRALEEQVARVSQNFGSNDDFLAALAAEGLTLRDLKKQYRGDIEGQLLKQRFISKRLQTVSVSRHETESFFHDFKDSISSQPEAVKLAHILIRIEPSQQVEDSVEANATKLRQLVLDGADFAAISAQHSSLGAGASGGDLGYIARDDVVPEFARAAFSLSVGDISGVIRTQFGYHVIKCEGKRDDRLWLRHILLSVVPGTDDTLRAHKLVDSLIGEANGGGDFEALAKAFSTDNTTRAQGGELGWFAAEELPVEFASEIRGWSTPGEQRGPIISQFGLHILRLLDYQAERQFNLEDDFDELKQLARQEKTSRLIEEWVDEIKSHTYIEYRLE, encoded by the coding sequence ATGACTACGATGGAATTTGGAAAAACACTTGTTCTGGTGATTGGTTGTCTGTTGACGGCAACATGCTCATGGGGTCAGCGGGAGCCGGTTGATAAGATTGCCGCCATTGTTGGTAACAAGGTCATTCTGGCTTCAGAAGTGGCTGGACAAGTACAGATGATTGCTCTTCAGTCGGGGCAACAACCGAGGAATGAAGAAGAACTGCTGCAGTTGAAGAATGACGTTCTGGAACAGATGGTTTCCGATCGTTTGTTTCTGGTAGCGGCAGAGAAGGATACCTCGATTTCGTTGCGTCCTGAAGAAATAGACCGGGCGCTTGAAGAACAGGTAGCTCGCGTCTCCCAGAATTTCGGCAGCAATGACGATTTTTTAGCCGCTCTGGCTGCCGAGGGTCTCACTCTGCGCGACCTGAAGAAACAATATCGCGGGGATATTGAGGGCCAGTTGCTCAAGCAACGTTTCATTTCTAAGCGTCTTCAGACAGTTTCGGTTTCGCGCCATGAGACGGAAAGTTTTTTCCACGATTTCAAGGATTCCATTTCCAGCCAACCGGAAGCGGTCAAGCTGGCACATATTCTGATTCGCATCGAGCCATCGCAACAGGTGGAGGATTCGGTCGAAGCCAATGCTACCAAACTGCGCCAGTTGGTTCTTGATGGAGCGGATTTTGCAGCCATCTCAGCTCAGCACTCCAGTCTGGGGGCTGGAGCCAGTGGTGGTGATCTGGGTTACATTGCACGCGATGACGTGGTGCCGGAGTTTGCCCGTGCAGCCTTCAGTTTATCTGTTGGCGACATCTCGGGTGTGATCCGTACTCAGTTTGGTTATCATGTTATCAAGTGTGAAGGTAAGCGTGACGATCGCCTTTGGCTGCGACATATCTTACTTTCAGTGGTGCCGGGAACTGACGATACGCTTCGAGCGCATAAGCTGGTCGATTCGCTCATTGGAGAAGCCAACGGGGGTGGTGATTTCGAAGCTCTGGCTAAGGCCTTTTCGACTGATAATACCACTCGTGCCCAGGGAGGTGAGTTGGGCTGGTTTGCTGCCGAAGAGCTACCCGTTGAGTTCGCTTCAGAGATAAGAGGCTGGAGTACTCCCGGCGAGCAGCGTGGGCCAATCATATCACAGTTCGGTCTGCACATTCTCAGGTTGCTGGACTACCAAGCCGAACGTCAGTTCAATCTTGAAGATGACTTTGACGAGCTGAAACAACTTGCTCGCCAGGAGAAGACATCCCGGTTGATTGAAGAATGGGTCGATGAAATCAAGAGTCACACTTACATCGAATATAGACTTGAGTAG
- a CDS encoding RNA-binding S4 domain-containing protein: protein MRLDDYLSTVGVIKRRTVAKEMGQHGLLEVGGRTVKPAYQVKIGDIVRIKGSRPQVVEVVALPTGSVPKDQRDKYYKSIDPH, encoded by the coding sequence ATGCGTCTTGATGATTATCTTTCTACGGTAGGGGTTATCAAGCGACGTACTGTCGCCAAGGAAATGGGGCAACATGGTCTTCTGGAAGTTGGTGGTCGTACTGTCAAGCCAGCCTATCAAGTGAAGATCGGTGATATTGTGCGGATCAAGGGAAGCCGTCCGCAGGTGGTTGAAGTGGTGGCTCTACCGACCGGCTCTGTTCCCAAGGACCAGCGCGATAAGTATTACAAGTCTATCGATCCACATTAG
- a CDS encoding endonuclease V has translation MDFDDSIKWPTSQPEAHGLQEKISRQVTLMPMNDSPRLIAAVDTAYGFGGQNIYASATVTSFPELEEVEQISGWAEVKFPYAPDLLFFREGPVMVDVLSRLQSSPDVLIIHGHGIAHPRQCGVAGHIGVLFDLPTIGCCRRLLDGHHHEVAPRKGSYESIVYRDKEVGVAYRSKDNVKPIFISPAHLSDLKTAQDIIVRNLRGFRLPEPLRMAHSSANAYKRYIEKGRY, from the coding sequence ATGGATTTCGATGACTCTATAAAATGGCCCACATCGCAGCCCGAGGCTCACGGACTACAGGAAAAAATATCACGGCAGGTGACGCTGATGCCGATGAACGATTCTCCGCGGCTCATCGCGGCGGTGGATACTGCCTATGGTTTTGGAGGACAGAATATCTATGCATCGGCAACGGTAACATCTTTTCCTGAACTTGAGGAAGTAGAACAAATATCAGGCTGGGCCGAGGTTAAGTTCCCATATGCCCCGGATTTACTGTTTTTCCGCGAGGGGCCGGTGATGGTCGATGTTTTGTCCCGTTTGCAGAGCTCGCCTGATGTACTCATCATTCATGGCCACGGTATTGCTCACCCCCGACAGTGTGGGGTCGCTGGTCATATAGGGGTACTCTTTGACCTGCCGACTATTGGTTGTTGCCGTCGGTTACTTGACGGACACCATCACGAGGTCGCACCGCGTAAGGGGAGTTACGAATCCATAGTATATAGAGATAAGGAAGTAGGCGTGGCGTATCGCAGTAAAGACAATGTTAAGCCGATTTTCATTTCACCGGCTCATCTGAGTGATCTAAAGACAGCCCAGGATATCATTGTTCGGAATCTTCGAGGCTTCCGACTTCCGGAGCCGTTGCGCATGGCCCATTCGTCAGCGAATGCGTACAAACGATACATTGAAAAAGGGCGTTACTGA
- a CDS encoding amidohydrolase, with protein sequence MRTNDTLKKGVTEVVKTVYKRSRKSRVRTEISDILRLVAKQSRRQVTIRRHFHKHPELSFEEIQTTAYILKELRAVGLKILPVSSRTGVLAELNGALPGPTLAIRTDIDALSVAEMTGLRYRSCRDGIMHACGHDVHMATVLGAVKVLVEIRDQLQGKVRFIFQPGEESPPGGAQPMIADGALKDVSAILGLHVDPHLAVGKIGLRDGVTMASVTDFDLIISGTGGHAARPQTSVDAIVVAAEVVESIQKIVSREIDPIAPVAITFGKIAGGTARNVIADRVVLTGTARALSKAASRRLPKLIKRTATGVCKARGARVEMVTMAGYPVLSNDARVNRLLARNYQTLFGRNKIAKTEPVLGGEDFACYLQKVPGAMFRLGVRNKNIGADQPWHSSRFIVDEESMRFGTALLAATAIDFLSNGFR encoded by the coding sequence ATGCGTACAAACGATACATTGAAAAAGGGCGTTACTGAAGTAGTGAAAACAGTATACAAGCGAAGCCGGAAATCAAGAGTGCGGACGGAGATATCCGATATTCTCCGTCTGGTCGCGAAGCAGAGTCGTCGCCAGGTGACGATTCGTCGGCATTTCCATAAGCACCCGGAACTGTCATTCGAAGAAATCCAGACTACAGCCTATATCCTCAAGGAGCTTAGAGCTGTCGGGTTGAAGATACTCCCGGTCTCTTCAAGGACAGGTGTGCTGGCGGAACTGAACGGGGCTTTGCCGGGACCGACATTAGCCATACGAACCGATATTGATGCTCTGTCTGTTGCGGAAATGACGGGACTTCGTTACCGATCCTGCCGGGATGGAATTATGCATGCCTGTGGTCATGATGTTCACATGGCAACTGTACTTGGGGCGGTCAAGGTTCTGGTCGAAATACGTGATCAATTGCAAGGGAAAGTACGTTTTATTTTTCAGCCCGGAGAGGAATCGCCACCGGGTGGAGCGCAACCGATGATCGCCGACGGTGCCCTGAAGGATGTCTCGGCTATTCTCGGTTTGCACGTTGATCCGCACTTAGCGGTCGGTAAGATCGGTTTGCGGGATGGGGTGACGATGGCCTCGGTGACGGATTTTGATCTGATCATCAGTGGTACCGGCGGTCATGCGGCGCGTCCCCAAACTTCGGTTGATGCAATTGTTGTTGCCGCTGAGGTTGTGGAATCAATCCAGAAAATTGTATCGCGGGAGATTGACCCCATAGCTCCGGTAGCAATTACTTTTGGAAAGATCGCAGGGGGTACGGCCCGGAATGTTATTGCTGATCGGGTGGTACTCACCGGCACCGCGCGGGCGCTCTCCAAGGCAGCCTCACGCCGACTACCGAAGTTGATCAAGCGTACCGCAACGGGGGTATGTAAGGCGCGTGGCGCCCGAGTCGAGATGGTGACAATGGCTGGATATCCGGTGTTAAGTAATGATGCCAGAGTGAATCGACTACTGGCACGAAATTACCAAACGCTGTTTGGGCGGAACAAAATCGCCAAGACAGAGCCAGTGCTGGGGGGAGAGGATTTTGCCTGCTACCTGCAAAAGGTGCCGGGGGCGATGTTTCGACTGGGTGTGAGGAACAAGAATATCGGCGCCGATCAACCCTGGCACTCTTCACGATTTATAGTCGACGAGGAATCTATGCGTTTCGGAACCGCCCTGTTGGCGGCAACGGCCATAGATTTTCTGTCTAACGGGTTTAGATGA